One genomic segment of Paenibacillus xylanexedens includes these proteins:
- a CDS encoding carotenoid biosynthesis protein yields the protein MIQWLYWAWYVIGATLMLTIGVPDVLSFSNGLFLIFYALYVLDLIYQGRNRTGLSDQSVIWLKPGLWISSVIIWLGGMGVEWVGVHTHWPFGEYAYSDFFGIHMFSVPVTLGFAWIAVVGNSALLSGGGSTWTGKLLRAVKTGFWAIVLDLVLDPVAHARGFWEWQAPGGFYGVPWTNYISWFIMGAFLSLFLPAMPNDRSSLLRAKWLYQLFILLFGLLALKEGITGSFIIAIAGVFLAEGSWLYDSRRKIKTV from the coding sequence ATGATCCAGTGGCTTTACTGGGCGTGGTATGTCATTGGAGCAACCTTGATGCTAACGATCGGCGTGCCTGACGTATTATCCTTTTCGAATGGTTTATTTCTAATCTTCTACGCATTGTATGTGCTGGATCTAATCTATCAAGGGCGTAATCGGACAGGTCTGTCCGACCAGTCAGTCATCTGGCTGAAACCTGGACTCTGGATATCCTCTGTGATCATCTGGCTTGGAGGTATGGGCGTAGAGTGGGTAGGAGTGCATACGCACTGGCCTTTTGGTGAGTATGCTTACTCAGACTTCTTTGGGATTCATATGTTCAGTGTACCAGTTACGCTGGGTTTCGCCTGGATCGCAGTGGTTGGTAACTCGGCGCTGTTAAGTGGTGGTGGTTCAACATGGACTGGCAAACTGCTTCGAGCAGTGAAGACCGGGTTCTGGGCAATTGTACTCGACCTAGTACTCGATCCTGTTGCGCATGCGAGAGGATTCTGGGAGTGGCAGGCTCCAGGTGGTTTCTACGGTGTTCCGTGGACCAATTACATAAGCTGGTTTATCATGGGTGCATTCCTGTCCCTCTTCCTTCCGGCCATGCCTAATGACCGTAGCTCATTGCTGCGTGCAAAATGGCTGTATCAGCTGTTTATTCTTCTGTTCGGCCTGCTTGCCCTAAAGGAAGGGATTACAGGCAGCTTTATCATCGCCATTGCTGGGGTGTTTCTTGCCGAAGGGAGCTGGCTCTATGATTCGCGCCGTAAAATCAAAACCGTTTAA
- a CDS encoding phytoene/squalene synthase family protein codes for MNEAILSRCEELMQKGSSSFYQAFRGLPSPRREAVYVIYAFCRMIDDSVDEPEHSPYTIHEIHDLFDQLDDAEGHFIWPALRWLFSSFPHLDKGPFFRQMEGQLTDLKVTHYTTMQELEHYCYLVAGTVGEMLLPVLRDDNGAEVAVNGIALGKGMQIVNIIRDVGEDRARVRRYVPLEIMEKHGYTEQDFEDGVVDERFIAIVHELKAAALNWFRIGMDRLDTYPTESAFSIELAAAFYSTILHAVERNDYDVYTKRAYVSDELKLEMLGAIVKRYPMLAYQASRTAVS; via the coding sequence ATGAATGAAGCGATTTTGAGCAGGTGTGAAGAGTTGATGCAAAAGGGTTCTTCCTCTTTTTATCAGGCCTTTAGAGGGCTGCCTAGTCCACGTCGGGAAGCGGTATATGTCATTTATGCCTTCTGCCGCATGATTGATGACAGTGTAGACGAGCCGGAACATTCGCCCTATACGATTCATGAAATCCATGATTTGTTTGATCAGTTGGACGACGCGGAAGGACATTTTATCTGGCCAGCACTGAGATGGTTGTTCAGCAGTTTCCCTCATCTGGATAAGGGACCATTCTTCCGTCAGATGGAAGGGCAGCTCACGGATCTTAAAGTGACACATTATACAACGATGCAGGAACTGGAGCATTATTGTTATCTGGTGGCCGGAACCGTAGGCGAGATGTTGTTGCCTGTATTGCGGGATGATAATGGCGCAGAAGTAGCCGTGAACGGGATTGCTTTGGGTAAAGGGATGCAGATCGTTAATATTATTCGGGATGTTGGTGAAGATCGGGCCAGAGTGCGCCGGTATGTTCCGCTGGAGATCATGGAGAAGCATGGTTACACCGAGCAGGACTTTGAAGACGGAGTCGTGGACGAACGTTTTATTGCCATTGTTCATGAACTAAAAGCTGCAGCATTGAACTGGTTCCGTATTGGCATGGATCGTCTGGATACGTACCCAACGGAAAGTGCATTTTCCATCGAGCTGGCAGCAGCCTTTTACTCCACCATTCTACACGCCGTTGAACGCAACGACTATGACGTATATACCAAGCGGGCATATGTTAGCGATGAATTGAAACTGGAGATGCTGGGTGCGATTGTGAAACGTTACCCGATGCTGGCCTATCAAGCCTCCCGAACGGCGGTATCCTGA
- a CDS encoding phytoene desaturase family protein, producing the protein MKRAAIVGAGIGGLTSALLLNRQGWDVTVYERGSRVGGRIGYEQEGEYRIDQGPTIVLLPEMLLGIMEEAGVDRSKIELLRCDPLYRVHYHSGRVMTKMTSREEQTAEIERLFPGESRGFTRFMQDMDTLFPAGRAAFLERAFPRKRDFFTPSLMSLMGRLRAHKSVRKAVGDYFEHEELLDAYSLQSLYIGGSPFGTPGIYSLLPYAEHEYGIWMVKGGYAALPAILEQELISRGGRVVLNSEVTGLKIKNGVCEGIETAAGAENVDAVIYNGDFPHLSGLLGQSPEVARKRKPYRPSSGCVLLYVGVDKTWEDATTHQFFLPPSLEGSLQEVFNQRRIPAKSSFYVFNPVALDETAAPQGQSVLYFLIPVPDAEGVDWDQESEALAERVLEEAEQRGFPGLRAAIKWKKVRTPADAERDGLYGGGSFGIAPVLFQSGVYRPQPKPFPNIQGLYAAGASVHPGGGVPIVMQSARMAANQLMKEMGT; encoded by the coding sequence ATGAAGCGGGCCGCTATTGTAGGGGCAGGGATTGGTGGACTTACTTCTGCACTGTTATTGAACCGTCAGGGATGGGATGTCACCGTGTATGAACGGGGTTCTCGCGTTGGCGGACGCATTGGATATGAGCAGGAAGGTGAGTATCGGATCGATCAGGGGCCGACGATTGTGCTGCTGCCGGAGATGTTGCTTGGCATCATGGAGGAGGCAGGCGTAGATCGTTCGAAGATTGAGTTACTTCGCTGTGATCCGTTATACAGAGTGCATTACCACAGTGGTCGTGTCATGACCAAGATGACCTCACGTGAAGAGCAGACGGCGGAGATTGAGCGTTTGTTCCCGGGAGAGAGCCGGGGATTCACACGATTCATGCAAGATATGGACACGTTGTTCCCGGCAGGCCGGGCAGCGTTTCTGGAAAGGGCTTTTCCGCGCAAAAGGGATTTCTTCACCCCTTCGCTCATGTCACTCATGGGCAGATTGCGTGCCCACAAAAGTGTCCGGAAAGCGGTAGGCGATTATTTTGAGCACGAGGAATTGCTCGATGCATACTCTCTGCAAAGCTTATACATTGGTGGATCACCGTTTGGGACGCCAGGTATCTATTCCCTTTTACCTTACGCAGAGCATGAATATGGCATCTGGATGGTCAAAGGTGGATATGCAGCATTGCCGGCCATTCTGGAACAGGAACTGATATCACGTGGTGGACGTGTCGTGCTGAATTCGGAAGTGACTGGACTCAAGATTAAAAATGGTGTGTGTGAAGGTATAGAAACGGCAGCAGGCGCAGAAAATGTGGATGCAGTGATCTACAATGGCGATTTCCCCCATCTATCAGGTTTGCTTGGACAATCACCAGAGGTAGCACGTAAAAGAAAACCGTATCGTCCCTCTTCCGGATGTGTATTGCTCTATGTGGGCGTGGACAAAACCTGGGAAGATGCAACGACGCACCAGTTCTTCCTGCCACCGAGTCTTGAAGGCAGTCTGCAGGAAGTGTTCAATCAGCGACGTATTCCGGCAAAGTCCTCATTTTACGTATTTAATCCGGTCGCATTGGATGAAACTGCAGCACCTCAAGGACAGAGTGTATTATATTTCCTCATTCCCGTACCAGATGCCGAAGGTGTCGACTGGGATCAGGAGAGCGAAGCATTGGCAGAACGGGTACTGGAAGAAGCGGAGCAACGTGGATTCCCGGGACTTCGTGCAGCGATTAAGTGGAAAAAGGTGCGTACACCCGCTGACGCAGAGCGAGACGGGCTCTATGGGGGCGGTAGCTTTGGTATAGCACCTGTATTGTTCCAGTCCGGTGTATACCGACCGCAACCAAAACCATTTCCCAATATACAGGGATTATATGCCGCAGGAGCATCTGTACATCCAGGTGGCGGAGTGCCGATTGTAATGCAGAGTGCACGGATGGCCGCCAATCAACTCATGAAGGAGATGGGAACATGA
- a CDS encoding phytoene desaturase family protein produces the protein MIPNQQRKRAAVIGAGPGGLAAAMLLSGQGYEVDVYEKQPVIGGRSARLELGEYRFDRGATFLMMPQLIEEMFDVVGRKLSDYVDMKELTPLYALNFGDKVFTPSRNREDTAAQIKELFPGNEDNYLRFMQEEEVKFGKVMPLLRRPFGKLTDYLRKDAVTALPKLDVHNTVYGILSRYFTDERLRWAFTFQSKYLGMSAWDCPGTFTILSFIEHHYGLFHPIGGVNRIFQAMADVVEEHGGRIHTSTPVKQVIVRNGRAEGVLLENGERIEADHVVVNADFAHAVNHLFEPGVLKKYTPEKMKRKKYSCSTAMLYLGVDGDVDLPHHSIYFPEDYRLNVDEITKHKMLSADPSLYIHNPSRLDSTLAPEGKSALYVLMPTPNLTADIDWEAERENVQEAMMKRMEGIPELADIRSRIEECMLFTPLDWETELDVYRGATFNMAHNLGQMMYLRPHNQFEELKSVWLVGGGTHPGSGLPTIFESARISVRLIQEEDARTRSKPSSYVKTAEAGGHS, from the coding sequence ATGATACCGAATCAACAACGCAAACGTGCAGCTGTCATTGGCGCAGGACCGGGTGGACTTGCAGCAGCGATGTTATTGTCCGGTCAGGGGTACGAGGTAGATGTGTATGAGAAACAGCCAGTCATCGGGGGGCGTTCTGCCAGATTGGAACTGGGTGAATATCGATTCGACCGCGGTGCTACATTTTTGATGATGCCACAGCTGATCGAAGAGATGTTCGATGTGGTGGGACGCAAATTATCCGATTATGTGGATATGAAAGAGCTAACCCCACTGTACGCACTGAACTTTGGTGACAAGGTGTTCACGCCTTCTCGTAATCGGGAAGATACAGCTGCACAGATTAAGGAATTGTTTCCGGGCAATGAGGACAATTACCTTCGGTTCATGCAAGAAGAAGAAGTGAAGTTTGGCAAAGTCATGCCTCTGCTCCGTCGTCCTTTTGGCAAGTTGACTGACTATCTGCGCAAGGATGCGGTAACAGCTCTACCTAAGCTTGATGTCCACAATACAGTCTATGGAATCTTGTCCCGCTATTTTACAGACGAGCGTCTGCGCTGGGCATTTACATTTCAATCCAAATATCTTGGAATGTCTGCCTGGGATTGTCCGGGCACATTTACCATACTATCGTTTATTGAGCATCACTACGGATTGTTCCACCCCATTGGCGGCGTGAATCGGATCTTCCAAGCCATGGCCGATGTCGTGGAAGAACACGGAGGACGCATACATACTTCCACCCCGGTGAAACAGGTCATCGTTCGCAACGGTCGTGCAGAAGGTGTGTTGCTTGAGAACGGTGAACGCATCGAAGCAGACCATGTGGTTGTGAACGCCGACTTTGCACATGCGGTGAACCATCTGTTTGAACCAGGCGTGCTTAAGAAATATACCCCGGAGAAAATGAAACGCAAAAAGTATTCCTGCTCTACAGCAATGCTGTATCTGGGCGTGGATGGTGATGTGGACCTGCCGCATCACTCGATCTATTTTCCCGAGGACTACCGGTTAAACGTCGACGAGATTACAAAGCACAAAATGCTGTCTGCCGATCCATCTCTATATATTCATAACCCTTCCAGACTTGATTCGACGCTGGCACCGGAAGGGAAATCTGCTTTATATGTTCTTATGCCTACGCCTAACCTTACCGCAGATATTGATTGGGAGGCAGAACGGGAGAATGTGCAGGAGGCCATGATGAAACGCATGGAAGGCATTCCTGAGTTGGCAGACATACGCAGCCGTATTGAAGAATGTATGCTGTTCACTCCACTCGATTGGGAGACTGAACTGGATGTGTATCGGGGAGCAACGTTTAATATGGCACATAATTTGGGTCAGATGATGTATCTGCGTCCCCATAACCAGTTTGAAGAGTTGAAAAGTGTATGGCTGGTAGGCGGCGGAACACATCCGGGCAGCGGGTTGCCCACGATCTTCGAATCGGCACGGATCAGTGTCAGACTGATTCAGGAAGAGGACGCACGCACACGTTCCAAGCCATCCTCGTACGTGAAGACGGCAGAAGCCGGAGGGCATTCATGA
- a CDS encoding MerR family transcriptional regulator: protein MYSIKQVAAMLGIPTVTLRAWENRYSAVTPERTESGYRMYTEENVADLRWLKEQVELHQTNISEAVRMLKVNKLNPPEAIPTPIMAPVPTMEEAYARMADQIYDSLYNFQGERANGLIDFGFTMYGYDSMFYHVLVPILVRVGDAWEQGRASVAQEHFMTQLISQRFYQFFHLFPIYPHLPKVLALCPEGEHHQVGLLLFSLFMRKNGAEVLYLGANTPEEGIFPIIREQKIKLVCLSITSPGLLEKCDQLIERIKNEFPHIRFVLGGKGYERAEHARYPQWIMPESSADWQSWMEREYLSDRSPGARFGQANN, encoded by the coding sequence GTGTATTCCATCAAACAAGTCGCTGCCATGCTCGGTATCCCGACGGTGACGCTCCGGGCTTGGGAGAATCGGTATAGTGCGGTCACCCCTGAGCGGACGGAATCGGGTTATCGAATGTATACCGAAGAGAATGTTGCGGATCTGCGCTGGTTGAAAGAACAGGTTGAGCTACATCAGACCAATATTTCGGAAGCGGTACGGATGCTGAAAGTAAACAAATTAAATCCGCCCGAAGCTATACCCACGCCGATCATGGCTCCGGTGCCTACGATGGAAGAAGCCTACGCACGCATGGCAGATCAGATCTATGATTCGCTCTACAACTTTCAGGGTGAACGTGCCAATGGTTTGATTGATTTTGGTTTCACCATGTATGGGTATGACTCGATGTTCTATCATGTGTTGGTGCCCATTCTGGTTCGGGTTGGAGATGCATGGGAGCAAGGCAGGGCTTCGGTGGCTCAGGAACACTTCATGACACAGCTGATATCACAGCGGTTTTATCAGTTTTTCCATCTGTTCCCGATCTATCCGCATCTGCCCAAAGTTCTGGCGTTGTGTCCGGAAGGGGAGCATCATCAGGTCGGGTTGCTGCTGTTCTCTCTCTTTATGCGCAAAAATGGAGCGGAAGTACTATATCTCGGTGCCAACACGCCAGAGGAAGGCATCTTCCCGATTATCCGGGAGCAGAAGATCAAGTTGGTCTGCCTGTCGATCACAAGTCCAGGACTTCTTGAAAAATGTGATCAACTTATAGAGCGAATTAAAAACGAGTTTCCACATATTCGCTTTGTACTTGGAGGTAAAGGCTATGAGCGTGCAGAGCATGCGCGTTATCCGCAATGGATTATGCCGGAGAGTTCTGCGGACTGGCAGTCATGGATGGAGCGTGAATATCTCTCCGATCGATCACCTGGTGCGCGGTTCGGACAGGCCAATAATTAA
- a CDS encoding phospholipase D family protein → MVSLRRHTSDRKSSRGKFPYIQTGIVLLVLWLIAVMLYQTYKPLPAGISYESPEYRVDQVDFLHDLTYPSSDGQMEHEQQIFQRMMQIVEEAEQFVLVDMFLFNNYQHKGQNFPPVSTEFTEALVAKKNQHPDMDIWFITDEVNTNYNSAPNPLLEQMKQAGIHVVITDVDPLRDSTPVYSAVWRTFFQWFGQSGDGWIKNLMATDGPDVTVRSYLKLLNVKANHRKVVVSEKKAIVSSGNIHDASAYHSNIAFEVTGPIIGDILQSEQAVLDISGGGQVPAYTAPSTDSNTGDLRIRYLTEGKVNDAVLHEINQAGKGDTLWMGMFYVASPKVLEALLESAKRGTEIRLVLDPNENAFGQEKIGIPNRPVAAELHDKSDGKIQIRWYNTTKEQYHTKMIYLAKATGDHIVLGGSTNFTPRNMNDYNLENDLWIAAPPDNKFTLDIANYFERIWNNDDAEFTLNLDEFQEKTTFLKGILYKLQLILGLTTF, encoded by the coding sequence TTGGTCTCATTACGCCGCCATACATCAGACCGCAAGTCTTCACGCGGCAAATTTCCATACATACAAACAGGAATCGTCCTATTGGTCCTATGGCTCATCGCCGTCATGCTCTATCAAACCTACAAACCATTACCAGCGGGCATTTCCTACGAAAGTCCGGAGTATCGTGTGGATCAAGTCGATTTCCTGCACGACCTCACTTATCCTTCCTCCGACGGACAGATGGAGCACGAACAGCAGATTTTCCAGCGCATGATGCAAATTGTGGAGGAAGCAGAGCAGTTTGTCCTGGTGGATATGTTCCTGTTCAATAATTATCAGCACAAGGGACAGAACTTTCCTCCCGTGAGTACTGAATTCACCGAGGCTCTGGTCGCCAAAAAAAATCAGCATCCTGATATGGATATCTGGTTCATTACAGATGAAGTAAATACCAACTATAACTCAGCACCCAATCCTTTACTGGAACAAATGAAACAAGCAGGCATTCATGTGGTCATCACGGATGTGGACCCTTTGCGTGATTCAACTCCAGTATACTCTGCGGTCTGGCGGACCTTCTTCCAATGGTTCGGCCAATCCGGAGATGGCTGGATCAAAAACCTGATGGCGACGGATGGTCCAGATGTAACTGTACGTTCTTATCTCAAGCTGCTCAATGTGAAAGCCAATCATCGCAAAGTTGTTGTTAGTGAGAAGAAGGCGATTGTCTCTTCTGGCAATATTCATGATGCGAGTGCCTACCACTCAAATATTGCATTTGAAGTAACAGGTCCAATCATTGGCGATATTCTTCAGTCAGAGCAAGCTGTTCTCGACATCTCAGGCGGAGGCCAGGTTCCTGCCTACACAGCTCCTTCCACGGATTCAAACACGGGAGATTTGCGAATCCGTTATTTAACTGAAGGCAAAGTGAATGACGCTGTACTCCATGAGATCAATCAGGCTGGCAAAGGTGACACCTTATGGATGGGCATGTTCTATGTGGCCTCTCCGAAAGTATTGGAAGCCCTGCTGGAATCCGCAAAACGAGGAACCGAGATCCGGCTTGTACTGGATCCAAATGAAAATGCCTTTGGTCAGGAAAAGATCGGCATTCCAAACCGTCCTGTCGCTGCTGAATTGCATGATAAATCCGACGGTAAAATTCAGATCCGCTGGTATAACACCACCAAGGAGCAATACCATACCAAGATGATCTATCTTGCCAAAGCAACCGGAGATCATATTGTCCTCGGGGGTTCAACTAATTTCACACCCCGAAACATGAATGACTACAATTTGGAGAATGATTTATGGATTGCTGCTCCTCCAGACAATAAGTTCACGCTTGATATCGCGAATTATTTCGAGCGTATTTGGAATAATGATGATGCGGAGTTTACGCTAAACCTAGATGAGTTTCAGGAGAAGACTACGTTTTTGAAAGGTATCCTATATAAGCTGCAACTGATTCTGGGTCTTACGACCTTTTGA
- a CDS encoding TetR/AcrR family transcriptional regulator, protein MTAQSIRDAALFHFARDGYEGASLRAIADEVGIKKPSIYAHFSCKDDLFLHTLAFAFHEVKRHTLEYFRDHADLPLEQRLKGLLIWFEQEYNAHASARLMLRNCFYPPLSLYSEVMDQVYPFIDGMERALTRLLQRAMRNEDIPPLPAEQAAIAFMTFLDGITVEIIYGSSRRYKRRLEAAWPVFWHGIHHLNEEAHSVVPEGDLTT, encoded by the coding sequence ATGACTGCACAATCCATTCGGGATGCTGCCCTGTTCCATTTTGCGAGAGATGGCTATGAGGGGGCTTCTCTGAGAGCTATTGCTGATGAAGTCGGGATTAAAAAACCGTCCATATATGCACATTTCAGCTGCAAGGATGACTTGTTTTTGCACACTCTGGCCTTTGCATTTCACGAGGTAAAACGGCACACACTGGAATATTTCCGTGATCATGCGGATCTGCCATTGGAGCAGAGGCTGAAAGGCTTGTTGATCTGGTTCGAACAAGAATACAATGCCCATGCTTCGGCTCGTTTGATGTTGCGCAATTGTTTTTACCCACCACTTTCTCTGTATAGCGAAGTGATGGATCAGGTGTATCCGTTTATCGATGGCATGGAACGTGCTCTGACTCGTCTGCTGCAAAGGGCAATGCGTAATGAAGATATACCGCCCCTACCCGCGGAACAAGCCGCCATTGCATTTATGACGTTCCTCGACGGTATTACCGTGGAGATTATCTATGGAAGTTCCCGTCGGTACAAGAGACGGTTGGAAGCAGCCTGGCCTGTCTTTTGGCATGGCATTCATCATTTGAACGAAGAGGCACACAGCGTTGTGCCGGAAGGAGATTTAACAACATGA
- a CDS encoding DMT family transporter, which produces MNRNWLYVFIGGIIEIVWVSGLKHASNAWEWTLTGIAIVISFGLIIAASKRLPVGTVYAVFTGIGTAGTVLTEMVLFGEPFRLAKVLLIGLLLCGVIGLKLVTDQQEAKGGAV; this is translated from the coding sequence ATGAACCGCAACTGGTTATATGTATTTATCGGTGGAATTATTGAGATTGTCTGGGTAAGCGGGCTGAAACATGCCTCGAATGCCTGGGAGTGGACTTTAACAGGGATTGCCATCGTGATCAGCTTTGGACTGATCATTGCCGCTTCCAAAAGGCTGCCTGTGGGTACGGTGTATGCCGTCTTTACGGGAATTGGTACGGCGGGTACCGTCCTTACGGAAATGGTACTGTTCGGTGAGCCGTTCCGCTTGGCCAAAGTATTGCTCATCGGGCTGCTGCTCTGCGGCGTAATCGGACTGAAGCTGGTTACGGATCAGCAAGAAGCCAAAGGAGGTGCAGTATAA
- a CDS encoding DMT family transporter, with translation MAWMAIVGAGICEIFGVIGINGASTKKGWPYIVLMLVSFVFSFSLLSYAMTSIPMGTAYAVWTGIGTVGSTLTGMFLFGERKEAKRILFIAMILVAAVGLKLIT, from the coding sequence ATGGCTTGGATGGCAATTGTAGGTGCAGGGATATGTGAAATTTTCGGCGTAATCGGTATTAATGGTGCTTCCACCAAGAAAGGATGGCCATACATCGTACTTATGCTGGTGTCGTTTGTGTTCAGCTTCTCGCTGTTGTCCTATGCCATGACGTCCATTCCCATGGGCACAGCGTATGCCGTGTGGACGGGGATCGGAACGGTCGGCAGTACGTTAACAGGCATGTTCCTGTTCGGTGAACGGAAAGAAGCGAAGCGTATCCTGTTTATCGCGATGATTTTGGTGGCAGCCGTTGGTCTGAAACTGATCACATAA
- a CDS encoding TetR/AcrR family transcriptional regulator: MNPIHEMNEKKKLIITTALKLFSSKGSAATSMQEIAELCGMSKGSLYIMFKSKEELEASTLEYCMYTLMDEMTQIEHETSLTSRERLHKQIETLLIHVAELKEFLRVQMRSMMMDDEQQRKEQCHPLQRDLEVRTLHWFKDKLEEQYGSEIEPYTIDLILLTQGLFLSYVKIWFTEMPSLTVTKMATNLLQMMDYAAHGFLKQRPLPLIPLEDWPAWITEPHPDSTVMRHPIHIIKQMQDIAASELPAGQPKNDVLETIAILRQEMMEFTPRRAIILGMMHNLENVTAIKPLHSELQHILDAMYSRFIQADSSHT, encoded by the coding sequence ATGAACCCTATACATGAGATGAATGAGAAGAAAAAGCTCATCATTACTACAGCACTCAAGTTATTCTCATCCAAAGGCAGTGCTGCAACATCCATGCAAGAGATTGCAGAATTATGCGGGATGTCCAAGGGCAGTCTCTACATCATGTTCAAATCCAAAGAGGAATTAGAAGCCAGTACTCTGGAGTACTGCATGTACACGCTCATGGACGAGATGACACAGATTGAGCATGAAACCAGCCTTACCTCGCGTGAACGTCTGCACAAGCAGATCGAGACACTGCTCATCCATGTTGCCGAGCTCAAGGAATTTTTGCGAGTACAGATGCGCAGCATGATGATGGATGATGAACAGCAACGCAAGGAACAATGCCATCCGCTGCAAAGAGATCTGGAAGTCCGTACCTTACATTGGTTTAAGGATAAGCTGGAGGAGCAGTACGGATCGGAGATTGAACCTTATACGATTGACCTTATTTTGCTGACACAGGGGCTATTCCTTTCCTACGTCAAGATCTGGTTTACAGAGATGCCGTCCCTTACTGTTACCAAAATGGCAACAAATTTACTGCAAATGATGGACTATGCAGCGCACGGATTCCTTAAGCAGCGACCTTTGCCTTTGATTCCTTTGGAGGACTGGCCTGCCTGGATTACCGAACCCCATCCGGATTCCACGGTGATGCGGCATCCTATTCATATTATCAAGCAAATGCAGGATATTGCTGCCTCCGAATTGCCTGCTGGGCAACCGAAGAATGATGTACTTGAGACCATTGCCATTCTCCGGCAGGAGATGATGGAATTCACGCCGCGGCGTGCCATTATTCTGGGTATGATGCACAATCTGGAGAACGTAACTGCCATTAAACCTTTGCACTCCGAGCTTCAGCATATTCTGGATGCCATGTATAGCCGGTTCATCCAGGCTGACTCGTCACACACATAA